The Thiothrix subterranea genome has a segment encoding these proteins:
- a CDS encoding DUF3683 domain-containing protein, which produces MTATHPIREIPYNYTSFSDKEIVQRLLGARAWEILQALREKRETGISSHMLLEILGDMWVVQRNPYIHDDLLENQKRRQSLFDTLNGRVEKIEERANGNALTLELMQIARSALAQFAEMFRAEYDLREKTRKRLQKITRKDNIQFDGLARVSHVTDATDWRVELPFVVLTPDTEEEMAALVGECIELGLTVIPRGGGTGYTGGAVPLDARSAVINTEKLESLSEVQYRNDLPGVDKTVAVVRTGAGVITRRVSDLAGKHGLVFAVDPTSQDASTIGGNIAMNAGGKKAVLWGTSLDNLLSWRMVTPDADWLEVTRLNHNLGKIHDQQTVQFSVQRFLADGKTRKGEPEILTFEGRYFRKEGLGKDVTNKFLGGLPGIQKEGCDGLITSGEFILHRMPDQIRTVCLEFYGTDLHEAVPAIVEVKNYLDGRNDVLLSGLEHLDERYVKAVKYTPKGARGMLPKMVLIADIVSDDEKAVAESAAEVVRLANARNAEGFIAISPEARRQFWADRSRTAAIAAHTNAFKINEDVVIPLHNLARYTEGIETLNIRQSMQNKLRMIDGLLEHLAGDLPELRAVADYEASAERSSIWANKLTHAVDYLQQRKVRWEQILAHFDAPAAAHQDLLDDTAKAAQRPHDRVIDLLLRRDLRISYRKEIIRPLQEMFAGRELEPLMQAMEKIHRKIRTSRLFVALHMHAGDGNVHTNIPVNSNDYGMLHEAERMVDAIMVLARELDGVISGEHGIGITKFQYLDAREINEFAAYKQDVDPQGHFNKGKLLPGSGLQNAYTPSLRLVEREALLLEHNELGALNNDIKDCLRCGKCKPVCNTHIPRANLLYSPRNKILATGLMIEAFLYEEQTRRGVSIRHFDEMNDVADHCTVCHKCFNPCPVNIDFGEVSVRMRSILRERGKKKTSPVTWASMQFLNLKDPTQINIMRTGMIKFGYKAQRFAYSLAKAANLLGADKRPASTLGKPAIKEQVIQFIKKPLPKGLPAKTTRAMLGLEDDSVIPILRDPVKTADKRGDAVFYFPGCGSERLFSQVGLATMAMLYETGATTVLPPGYLCCGYPQNAGGDLKKGTQISTENRVLFHRVANALSYLDIKTVLVSCGTCMDQLLKYEFDKIFPGCRLLDIHEYLLEKGVKMNGVSGIQYVYHDPCHTPMKQVNPLKVTQELTGSNVVLSERCCGEAGTFAISRPDIASQLRFRKAESLKAGIKELTGSDMAQEGKVKILTSCPACQQGLSRYADDTGMETDYIVVEMANYLLGNDWQQGFVGKATHGGIEKVLL; this is translated from the coding sequence ATGACAGCTACCCACCCGATTCGGGAAATTCCGTACAACTACACTTCATTCTCCGACAAAGAAATCGTGCAACGCTTGTTGGGCGCACGCGCGTGGGAGATTTTGCAGGCATTGCGTGAAAAGCGTGAAACCGGCATTTCGTCGCACATGTTGCTGGAAATCCTCGGTGATATGTGGGTGGTGCAGCGCAATCCTTACATCCACGATGATTTGCTGGAAAACCAGAAGCGGCGGCAATCGCTGTTTGACACCCTCAATGGGCGTGTGGAAAAGATTGAAGAACGTGCCAACGGTAATGCTTTAACGCTGGAATTGATGCAGATTGCCCGCAGTGCCTTGGCACAGTTTGCGGAAATGTTCCGGGCGGAATACGATTTGCGCGAAAAAACCCGCAAGCGCCTGCAAAAAATTACCCGTAAAGACAATATTCAGTTTGACGGCTTGGCACGGGTGTCTCACGTCACCGATGCGACCGACTGGCGGGTAGAATTGCCCTTTGTGGTACTGACACCGGATACCGAAGAAGAAATGGCGGCGTTGGTTGGCGAATGCATTGAGCTGGGGTTGACCGTGATTCCGCGAGGGGGTGGCACGGGTTATACCGGCGGTGCAGTGCCGTTGGATGCGCGTAGCGCGGTGATCAATACCGAAAAGCTCGAATCCCTCAGTGAAGTGCAATACCGCAACGATTTGCCGGGTGTGGATAAAACCGTGGCGGTCGTGCGCACGGGGGCAGGGGTCATTACCCGTCGCGTGTCGGATTTGGCAGGCAAGCACGGTTTGGTGTTTGCGGTTGACCCGACGTCACAAGATGCTTCTACCATTGGCGGCAATATCGCCATGAATGCCGGTGGCAAAAAAGCGGTCTTGTGGGGAACCAGTCTCGACAATCTGCTCTCTTGGCGCATGGTCACGCCGGATGCGGATTGGCTGGAAGTCACGCGCCTGAATCACAATCTCGGCAAAATCCACGATCAGCAAACCGTGCAATTCTCGGTGCAACGCTTCCTCGCCGATGGCAAAACCCGCAAAGGTGAGCCGGAAATTCTCACCTTTGAAGGGCGCTATTTCCGCAAAGAAGGGCTGGGCAAGGATGTCACCAATAAATTCCTTGGCGGTTTGCCCGGTATTCAGAAAGAAGGTTGTGACGGTTTAATCACCTCCGGCGAATTCATTTTGCACCGGATGCCCGACCAAATTCGTACCGTCTGTCTGGAATTCTACGGCACGGATTTGCACGAAGCCGTCCCCGCGATTGTGGAGGTGAAAAATTACCTCGACGGGCGCAATGACGTGCTGCTTTCCGGCTTGGAGCATCTCGACGAACGCTACGTCAAAGCGGTGAAATATACCCCGAAAGGCGCTCGCGGCATGTTGCCAAAAATGGTGTTGATTGCCGACATTGTGAGCGATGACGAAAAGGCTGTTGCCGAGTCGGCTGCCGAAGTGGTGCGTTTGGCGAATGCGCGGAATGCCGAAGGTTTCATCGCGATTAGCCCGGAAGCGCGTCGTCAGTTTTGGGCAGACCGTTCGCGCACGGCGGCGATTGCGGCGCACACCAATGCTTTTAAAATCAACGAAGACGTGGTGATTCCGCTGCACAATTTGGCGCGTTACACCGAAGGCATCGAAACCCTCAATATCCGCCAGTCGATGCAAAATAAGTTGCGCATGATTGACGGCTTGCTGGAACATTTGGCTGGCGATTTGCCGGAATTGCGGGCCGTGGCGGATTACGAAGCCAGTGCTGAACGCAGTTCCATTTGGGCAAACAAGCTGACACACGCAGTGGATTACCTTCAGCAACGCAAAGTGCGTTGGGAACAAATTCTCGCGCATTTCGATGCACCGGCCGCCGCGCATCAGGATTTGCTGGATGATACCGCGAAAGCTGCGCAACGTCCGCACGATCGGGTGATTGATTTGTTGTTGCGGCGCGATTTGCGCATCTCTTACCGCAAGGAAATTATTCGACCGTTGCAGGAAATGTTTGCCGGGCGTGAATTAGAGCCGTTGATGCAGGCGATGGAAAAAATCCACCGCAAGATTCGCACCAGCCGTTTGTTCGTGGCGCTGCACATGCACGCGGGCGATGGAAATGTGCACACCAATATTCCGGTGAATTCCAACGATTACGGCATGTTGCACGAAGCTGAGCGCATGGTGGATGCGATTATGGTGCTGGCGCGGGAATTGGATGGGGTGATTTCTGGCGAACACGGCATCGGCATTACCAAATTCCAGTATTTGGATGCGCGTGAAATCAACGAGTTTGCCGCGTATAAGCAAGACGTTGACCCACAAGGGCATTTCAACAAAGGTAAATTGCTGCCGGGGTCGGGCTTGCAGAATGCTTACACGCCGTCGTTACGCTTGGTCGAGCGCGAGGCTTTGTTGTTGGAACACAATGAGTTAGGTGCGCTCAACAACGACATTAAGGATTGTTTACGCTGCGGTAAGTGCAAGCCGGTGTGCAATACGCACATTCCGCGTGCCAATTTGTTGTATTCGCCGCGCAATAAAATTCTGGCAACGGGCTTGATGATTGAGGCGTTTTTGTACGAAGAGCAAACGCGCCGTGGCGTTTCGATTCGGCATTTCGATGAAATGAACGATGTCGCTGACCATTGCACGGTGTGCCACAAGTGTTTCAACCCTTGTCCGGTGAATATCGACTTCGGCGAAGTCAGTGTGCGGATGCGCAGTATTTTGCGCGAACGTGGCAAGAAAAAGACCAGTCCGGTGACGTGGGCGTCGATGCAATTCCTGAATCTGAAAGACCCGACGCAAATCAATATTATGCGTACCGGGATGATCAAGTTCGGTTACAAAGCGCAGCGTTTCGCGTATTCCTTGGCGAAAGCGGCGAATTTGTTAGGCGCTGATAAACGTCCGGCCTCAACCTTGGGTAAACCGGCGATCAAAGAACAGGTGATTCAGTTCATTAAAAAGCCGTTACCGAAAGGACTGCCCGCGAAAACTACCCGTGCGATGCTGGGTTTGGAAGACGATAGCGTGATTCCGATCTTGCGTGATCCGGTGAAAACAGCGGATAAACGTGGCGATGCGGTGTTCTATTTCCCCGGTTGCGGCTCGGAACGTTTGTTCAGTCAGGTGGGCTTGGCAACGATGGCGATGCTGTACGAAACCGGCGCGACCACGGTATTGCCACCGGGGTATTTGTGCTGTGGCTACCCGCAAAACGCGGGCGGCGATTTGAAAAAGGGGACACAAATTTCCACCGAAAATCGCGTTTTGTTCCACCGCGTGGCGAATGCCTTGAGCTACCTCGACATTAAAACCGTGCTGGTATCGTGCGGGACGTGCATGGATCAGTTGCTCAAATACGAGTTTGACAAGATTTTCCCCGGTTGCCGCTTGCTCGATATTCACGAATATTTGTTGGAAAAGGGTGTGAAAATGAATGGGGTTAGCGGTATCCAATACGTATACCACGACCCTTGCCACACACCGATGAAGCAGGTTAACCCGTTGAAAGTCACGCAGGAATTAACGGGTTCTAACGTGGTCTTGAGCGAACGTTGCTGCGGGGAAGCGGGGACGTTTGCGATTAGCCGCCCGGATATTGCCAGCCAGTTACGTTTCCGCAAAGCCGAAAGCCTCAAAGCAGGTATCAAAGAGCTGACCGGCAGTGACATGGCGCAGGAGGGTAAGGTGAAAATCCTCACGTCCTGCCCGGCTTGTCAGCAAGGGTTGTCGCGTTACGCGGATGATACCGGCATGGAAACCGATTACATCGTGGTGGAAATGGCGAATTACTTGCTGGGCAATGATTGGCAGCAAGGGTTTGTCGGCAAGGCGACGCATGGCGGGATAGAGAAAGTGTTGCTTTAA
- a CDS encoding PGPGW domain-containing protein, whose product METLFIWLGAISAITFVLSLLLLPWFVARIPCDYFTRPRDPHRWQVLLQPRAIVRNLLGLPVLLAGIAMLVLPGQGLLTIMIGLGIMNFPGKFELEKWIVTRKGVLQALNWIRRKAKHPPISAP is encoded by the coding sequence TTGGAAACGTTGTTTATCTGGCTCGGTGCAATTTCTGCCATTACGTTTGTATTGTCGCTGCTGCTCTTGCCGTGGTTTGTTGCACGGATTCCCTGCGACTATTTCACCCGCCCGCGTGACCCGCATCGCTGGCAGGTGTTGTTGCAACCCCGCGCTATCGTCCGCAATTTGCTCGGTTTACCCGTGCTATTAGCCGGGATTGCCATGCTGGTGTTACCGGGGCAAGGCTTGCTCACCATTATGATTGGCTTGGGGATTATGAATTTTCCCGGCAAATTTGAGCTGGAAAAATGGATCGTCACCCGCAAAGGGGTGTTGCAGGCATTGAATTGGATACGGCGGAAGGCAAAGCATCCGCCGATCTCCGCGCCTTAA
- a CDS encoding ammonium transporter codes for MEQLVSALNTLFVLMGAVMVLAMHAGFAFLEVGTVRHKNQVNALVKIIVDFAVSTIAYFFIGYYVAYQVGFFDSASILAEKNGYDLVKFFFLLTFAAAIPAIISGGIAERARFYPQLIATFIIVALIYPFFEGMIWNNLYGVQAWITGLFGVAFHDFAGSVVVHAMGGWIALGAVILLGHRHGRYTKDGKPMSAHPPSSIPFLAIGAWILTVGWFGFNVMSAQKVEGLSGLVAINSLMAMVGGIIAALIAGKNDPGFVHNGPLAGLVAVCAGSDLMHPLGALVVGAVAGALFVWTFTLAQNKLKIDDVLGVWPLHGLCGAWGGIAAGIFGLEALGGVGGVSFGAQVVGTLIGIAIATAGGFVVYGILKATMGIRLSQEEEYNGADLSIHKIKANPDN; via the coding sequence ATGGAGCAACTGGTTTCCGCATTAAATACCCTGTTCGTGTTAATGGGTGCTGTCATGGTACTGGCAATGCACGCGGGCTTCGCTTTTTTAGAAGTCGGCACAGTCCGTCACAAAAACCAAGTGAATGCACTGGTAAAAATCATTGTGGATTTTGCCGTGTCCACAATAGCGTATTTTTTCATTGGCTATTACGTCGCCTATCAAGTCGGTTTCTTTGACAGCGCCAGCATTTTGGCGGAAAAGAACGGCTATGATTTGGTGAAATTCTTCTTCCTCCTCACCTTTGCGGCAGCCATTCCCGCCATTATTTCCGGCGGCATTGCAGAACGCGCCCGCTTTTACCCGCAATTGATTGCCACTTTTATTATCGTGGCGCTGATTTATCCCTTCTTTGAAGGCATGATTTGGAACAATTTGTACGGGGTGCAAGCGTGGATCACCGGCTTATTCGGCGTTGCTTTTCATGACTTTGCGGGTTCCGTCGTCGTTCATGCGATGGGCGGCTGGATTGCATTGGGCGCCGTGATCTTATTAGGGCATCGGCACGGGCGTTACACCAAAGACGGCAAACCCATGTCGGCACATCCACCTTCCAGCATTCCATTTTTAGCGATTGGCGCATGGATTCTGACCGTCGGCTGGTTTGGCTTTAACGTTATGTCTGCTCAAAAAGTGGAAGGTCTCAGCGGTTTGGTGGCGATTAACTCCTTAATGGCGATGGTCGGCGGCATTATTGCAGCGTTAATTGCAGGCAAAAATGACCCTGGTTTCGTCCACAACGGCCCCTTAGCCGGTTTGGTTGCGGTGTGTGCAGGCTCGGACTTAATGCATCCTTTAGGCGCATTAGTGGTCGGAGCGGTGGCAGGGGCATTGTTCGTGTGGACATTCACCTTGGCGCAAAACAAACTGAAAATCGACGACGTATTGGGCGTATGGCCATTGCACGGGTTGTGTGGCGCATGGGGCGGCATTGCGGCGGGCATCTTTGGGTTAGAAGCACTCGGCGGCGTGGGTGGTGTCAGCTTCGGGGCGCAAGTTGTCGGTACGTTGATCGGTATTGCGATTGCCACCGCTGGCGGCTTTGTGGTGTATGGCATCCTCAAAGCCACAATGGGCATTCGCTTGTCACAAGAAGAAGAGTACAACGGCGCTGATTTGAGTATTCACAAAATCAAGGCTAACCCGGATAACTAA
- a CDS encoding DUF302 domain-containing protein gives MNFIRNILAIIGLVAIVGGAFAYTKFAPMMAQMGDMDIGAEKAALDSFDPKAKDVYMEMWTKLKASGNSADATVVKYSLADGVTWQDAEESMKSIANKLNIKAVGELPLSEQVQLETGKEQRFLKIYQFCNPQTAMKMVDFSDAFSAYLPCRIAMIEDKEGKYHLYSLNMDMMIYGGKTLPPELHAEALGVQEIMTAIMKGGAEGDF, from the coding sequence ATGAACTTTATTCGCAATATTCTCGCCATTATTGGCTTGGTCGCCATTGTTGGCGGCGCATTCGCTTACACCAAATTTGCCCCGATGATGGCGCAAATGGGTGATATGGACATTGGCGCTGAAAAAGCCGCGCTCGACAGTTTCGACCCGAAGGCCAAAGATGTTTACATGGAAATGTGGACTAAGCTGAAAGCCAGCGGCAATTCGGCGGATGCTACCGTGGTTAAATATTCATTGGCTGACGGCGTTACTTGGCAAGATGCTGAAGAATCCATGAAATCCATTGCTAACAAGCTCAATATTAAAGCCGTTGGTGAATTGCCATTATCCGAGCAAGTGCAGCTTGAAACCGGCAAGGAACAACGCTTCCTGAAAATCTACCAGTTCTGTAACCCGCAAACGGCAATGAAAATGGTGGATTTCAGCGATGCATTCTCGGCTTACCTGCCGTGCCGCATTGCGATGATCGAAGACAAAGAAGGCAAATATCACCTGTATTCCCTGAATATGGACATGATGATTTACGGCGGCAAAACCCTGCCACCAGAGCTTCATGCCGAAGCGCTTGGGGTACAAGAAATCATGACCGCGATTATGAAAGGCGGCGCGGAAGGCGATTTCTAA
- a CDS encoding SCP-2 sterol transfer family protein: protein MPQLFSADWMNELKDLWNGDPDVKDKLAAIGFNSTIACGLKGEAKPIGVFVVENGECVRAGDYNGETLDWDMRADRKDWMKWTKEPMGMVGLGTAYTFGKLKFLSGDYGSMLKNPAMAGPFVKSFALMAKIDTQ from the coding sequence ATGCCACAACTTTTTTCTGCCGACTGGATGAACGAACTCAAGGATCTCTGGAACGGCGATCCTGATGTTAAAGACAAGCTTGCCGCCATTGGGTTCAATTCCACCATCGCGTGTGGCTTGAAAGGCGAAGCCAAGCCCATCGGGGTTTTCGTGGTCGAAAACGGCGAGTGTGTTCGCGCGGGCGATTACAACGGCGAAACCTTGGATTGGGACATGCGTGCAGATCGCAAAGATTGGATGAAATGGACCAAAGAACCCATGGGCATGGTCGGTTTGGGAACGGCTTACACGTTTGGTAAGCTGAAATTCCTGTCAGGTGATTACGGCTCAATGCTCAAAAATCCTGCGATGGCAGGGCCATTCGTGAAATCTTTCGCACTGATGGCGAAGATTGACACGCAATAA
- a CDS encoding efflux RND transporter periplasmic adaptor subunit, producing MLRQSLLLPLLTTLVTFSLTGFSVADTPADSLTVTVRPLGEVLQASERSVTATLISLNDSTLSAEISAKVIQLRADTGDTVQAGQVLAELDCRDHVFALSQAKAGVDAANARYQLANTQLQRNQRLRNTGVVPAEVLDKAAADAEAAKAEVAVAKSQTDTAQLAVSRCTIKAPFAGQITRRDVQVGQQATPGTPAFQLLQDKALEVSASLSVDEVQDQTQGAELRFVADSVSIPLERRAVVGQIAGNTRTQEVRFTLKGEHSLAVGRSGRVVWQGKLQALPASWVVRREGGLGVMLEVDGMAKFHPLPDAKEGQPVLIDLPTSVRLIDQNRLRARDGQAVTVEKP from the coding sequence ATGCTGCGCCAATCTTTGCTCCTCCCGCTCCTCACGACGCTAGTCACGTTCTCTCTGACCGGTTTCAGCGTGGCTGATACCCCAGCGGACTCTCTAACGGTGACCGTGCGACCTTTGGGGGAGGTTTTGCAAGCATCTGAGCGTAGTGTAACAGCAACGCTGATCAGTTTGAACGATAGCACGCTCAGTGCTGAAATTTCTGCGAAAGTTATCCAATTGCGAGCGGATACCGGCGATACCGTGCAAGCCGGTCAGGTGTTGGCGGAATTGGACTGCCGCGATCATGTTTTCGCCTTGAGCCAAGCCAAAGCAGGCGTGGATGCGGCGAATGCGCGTTACCAATTAGCGAACACGCAACTTCAGCGCAATCAGCGTTTGCGTAACACGGGTGTCGTTCCCGCTGAAGTGTTGGATAAAGCTGCTGCCGATGCTGAAGCAGCCAAAGCAGAAGTGGCTGTCGCCAAATCGCAAACCGACACCGCCCAGCTTGCAGTTTCACGTTGCACCATCAAAGCGCCATTTGCCGGACAAATTACCCGCCGTGACGTGCAAGTCGGGCAACAAGCCACGCCCGGCACACCCGCGTTCCAACTGCTGCAAGACAAAGCCTTGGAAGTGAGCGCCAGTTTGTCGGTGGATGAAGTGCAGGATCAAACGCAAGGGGCGGAATTACGCTTTGTTGCCGATAGTGTGAGCATTCCACTGGAACGCCGTGCGGTGGTTGGGCAAATCGCCGGAAATACCCGCACGCAAGAAGTGCGCTTTACTCTCAAAGGCGAACATTCCTTAGCCGTTGGACGCAGTGGACGGGTGGTGTGGCAAGGTAAATTACAGGCATTGCCCGCCAGTTGGGTGGTGCGCCGCGAAGGTGGTTTGGGGGTGATGCTGGAAGTGGATGGCATGGCAAAGTTTCACCCGCTTCCCGATGCGAAAGAAGGGCAGCCGGTGTTGATCGACTTGCCCACTTCGGTGCGCTTGATTGATCAAAACCGCTTGCGAGCAAGGGATGGGCAAGCCGTGACGGTGGAGAAACCCTGA
- a CDS encoding efflux RND transporter permease subunit gives MYRRLIQNHVLANLTFVLVLFIGFTAYNAMPRQQDPTINFNWISIITALPGASAEDVEKRVTDPLEEAIRGIPDMKFVSSNSRANISSLLVRFEDIDERTFDKRLADLRREIQNVESLLPAEAMDSIVLEITTANAFPSAMIAVQSIADDENLRVQAKNIEKALEQIKGVDRVDPVALDAPELQVRFDTVALESLGLTPGQLSDTVRAWFRDLSAGSLDVDKQSWLVRLSGKTSDPQALGELPVPGVQGEVSLSRVASVERARAEATQQVRLDGEPAVLFAVLKEDKANVLDLVERLKTYIDARNQQIGASGVKLVLVDDQTIPTREAIGIMESNALLGFVLVLFVTWLFLGFRIAALTTIGIPFTLAATFWVLSGMGETLNVTVLLGIVIVLGMLVDDAVVVVESIYYRLQHGMDAVTAAVESMREVALPVTTAVLTTIAAFLPLMLLPGILGKFMQVIPMVVTLALAISLIEAFWMLPAHVASMKMRFDKPSRIQQMRNRGTHWLQVKYARLLVKVLRYPRSALSAVALMFVLAVGIVGAGLIPLNFFAADSLRLFYVNVEMPSSTALDETMQKVQQVEQQVKKHLQPEDARSVVAYAGMMFTETEPLYGARYGQMVVSLKPISDGSREVKAIIEGMRADVVNVPGAVNIAFLELAGGPPAAKPISVKVRGDNYAEIQGATAALKQILNANPGFKDITDDASPGQMEMTLRLRHDNIRRAGVSPDEVSRSLRLLVDGEVVADMQDQGEKLEVRVKRQEGDLRTVDQLLDFRLPTADGGSVPLRELVEEQKGVSLGNIRHYNFRRAITLEADLVKRPDEPFYECRLQPMFSGAAPDYAQCALDAVQANQLLLEGWKPYQAQFPNIDLDFAGQLDDIQESMDAIGMLFLFGIGLMYLILGTQFGSYWQPLLILSTVPMAFTGVVYGLLVTQNPLSLYTLYGVVALAGIAVNSAIVLISAANDRLELGMSVLHATVYAARRRVIPVLITSLTTMAGLFSLATGLGGKSLIWGPVATAIVWGVGFSTVLTLFAIPVLYRVSSRSKLKH, from the coding sequence ATGTATCGCCGCCTCATACAAAATCATGTTCTCGCGAATCTCACTTTCGTGTTGGTGTTGTTCATCGGCTTCACCGCTTATAACGCGATGCCGCGCCAGCAAGACCCCACGATTAATTTCAACTGGATTTCGATTATCACCGCGTTGCCGGGGGCGAGTGCGGAAGACGTGGAAAAGCGCGTTACCGACCCGCTAGAAGAGGCGATTCGTGGCATACCGGACATGAAATTTGTGTCGAGCAATAGCCGGGCGAATATTTCCAGCCTATTGGTGCGCTTTGAAGACATTGATGAGCGTACTTTCGACAAGCGCCTCGCCGATTTGCGCCGTGAAATTCAGAACGTCGAGAGCTTACTGCCAGCAGAAGCAATGGATTCGATTGTGCTGGAAATTACCACGGCGAATGCGTTCCCCTCCGCGATGATTGCGGTGCAAAGCATTGCTGATGATGAAAATTTGCGCGTGCAAGCCAAAAATATCGAAAAAGCCTTGGAGCAGATTAAGGGCGTGGATCGGGTTGACCCGGTGGCGTTGGATGCTCCCGAACTGCAAGTGCGTTTTGATACCGTCGCCCTCGAATCCTTAGGGTTAACGCCGGGGCAATTGAGCGATACGGTACGTGCGTGGTTTCGGGATTTATCCGCTGGCAGTTTGGATGTGGATAAGCAAAGTTGGTTGGTGCGCTTAAGCGGCAAAACCAGCGACCCGCAAGCCTTGGGCGAATTGCCCGTTCCCGGTGTGCAGGGCGAAGTGTCGTTGTCACGGGTGGCGAGTGTGGAACGCGCCCGCGCCGAAGCCACCCAACAAGTGCGTTTGGATGGCGAACCGGCGGTATTGTTTGCGGTGCTGAAGGAAGACAAAGCCAATGTGCTGGATTTGGTGGAGCGCCTGAAAACTTATATTGACGCGCGTAATCAGCAAATCGGTGCCAGCGGGGTGAAGCTGGTATTAGTCGATGACCAAACCATTCCCACCCGTGAAGCGATCGGCATTATGGAAAGCAATGCCTTGCTGGGGTTTGTGCTGGTGTTATTCGTGACTTGGTTATTTCTGGGGTTCAGGATTGCCGCACTCACCACCATTGGGATTCCGTTTACGCTGGCGGCGACGTTTTGGGTGTTGTCTGGCATGGGTGAAACCCTGAATGTGACGGTGTTGCTGGGCATTGTGATTGTGTTGGGGATGTTGGTGGACGATGCGGTGGTGGTGGTCGAATCCATTTATTACCGCTTGCAACACGGCATGGATGCGGTCACGGCGGCGGTGGAATCCATGCGCGAGGTGGCGTTGCCGGTGACGACTGCCGTGTTGACCACGATTGCGGCGTTTTTGCCGCTGATGTTGTTACCGGGGATTTTGGGCAAATTCATGCAAGTGATTCCGATGGTGGTGACATTGGCGCTGGCAATTAGCTTGATTGAGGCGTTTTGGATGCTGCCCGCGCACGTTGCCAGCATGAAAATGCGCTTTGATAAGCCATCACGTATTCAGCAAATGCGCAATCGTGGCACGCATTGGCTGCAAGTGAAATACGCACGTTTGCTGGTGAAAGTGTTGCGCTACCCGCGTTCGGCATTGAGTGCGGTGGCGTTAATGTTTGTGCTGGCGGTGGGGATTGTCGGGGCAGGGCTGATTCCGCTGAATTTCTTTGCGGCGGACAGTTTGCGGCTGTTTTATGTGAACGTGGAAATGCCGAGTTCCACCGCGCTGGATGAAACCATGCAAAAAGTGCAACAAGTCGAGCAGCAGGTGAAAAAGCATTTGCAGCCGGAGGATGCGCGTTCGGTGGTGGCTTATGCGGGGATGATGTTTACCGAAACTGAGCCGCTGTACGGGGCGCGTTACGGGCAAATGGTGGTGAGCCTCAAGCCAATCTCGGACGGTTCGCGGGAGGTGAAAGCCATTATCGAGGGGATGCGTGCCGATGTGGTGAATGTGCCGGGGGCGGTGAATATTGCGTTTCTGGAATTGGCGGGCGGGCCACCTGCGGCTAAGCCAATCAGCGTGAAAGTGCGTGGCGATAATTACGCCGAAATTCAGGGTGCAACGGCTGCGCTCAAGCAAATTCTGAATGCGAATCCGGGTTTCAAAGACATTACCGACGATGCCAGCCCCGGTCAGATGGAAATGACTTTGCGCTTGCGCCACGACAATATCCGCCGCGCCGGGGTGTCGCCGGATGAGGTCAGCCGTAGCTTGCGCTTGCTGGTGGATGGCGAAGTGGTCGCGGATATGCAGGATCAGGGCGAAAAACTAGAGGTGCGCGTCAAACGCCAAGAGGGGGATTTGCGCACGGTGGATCAGTTGCTGGATTTCCGCTTGCCGACTGCGGATGGTGGCAGCGTACCGTTGCGCGAATTGGTGGAGGAACAAAAAGGCGTGTCGTTGGGCAATATTCGCCATTACAATTTCCGCCGCGCCATTACCTTGGAGGCGGATTTGGTGAAACGCCCGGATGAGCCATTTTACGAATGCCGCTTGCAACCGATGTTCAGCGGGGCAGCGCCGGATTATGCGCAGTGTGCGCTGGATGCGGTGCAGGCGAATCAGCTCTTGCTGGAGGGGTGGAAACCTTATCAGGCGCAATTCCCGAATATTGACTTGGATTTTGCGGGGCAACTCGATGATATTCAGGAAAGCATGGATGCTATCGGGATGTTATTCCTGTTTGGTATTGGCTTGATGTATTTGATTTTGGGGACGCAATTTGGCAGTTATTGGCAGCCATTGCTGATTTTGTCGACCGTGCCGATGGCGTTTACCGGGGTGGTGTATGGCTTGCTGGTGACGCAAAATCCGTTGAGTTTGTACACGCTGTACGGGGTGGTGGCGTTGGCGGGGATTGCGGTGAACTCGGCGATTGTGTTGATTTCTGCGGCGAATGACCGGCTTGAATTGGGGATGAGTGTATTGCACGCCACGGTGTATGCAGCGCGGCGGCGGGTGATTCCGGTGTTGATTACGTCATTGACCACGATGGCGGGTTTGTTTTCACTCGCCACCGGGTTGGGGGGTAAGTCACTGATCTGGGGGCCAGTCGCGACGGCCATTGTGTGGGGGGTTGGGTTTTCAACCGTGCTGACGCTGTTTGCGATTCCGGTGTTGTATCGGGTGTCGAGTCGGTCGAAACTTAAACATTAA